In Paenibacillus hexagrammi, the following are encoded in one genomic region:
- the rsmB gene encoding 16S rRNA (cytosine(967)-C(5))-methyltransferase RsmB translates to MSTQKPERTQGRAHASKRPAANHSSPAGAKPPATKTSKHRSQSAATSSAVAHSAREAALDVLVRVEENQSYSNLLLNQTLQKYALERADAALTTELVYGTIGRKNTIDFFLERFVSKGLAKLEPWVVCLLRLSLYQLKYLDRIPDHAVVSEAVQIAKRRGHQGISGMVNGVLRSIIRSKEELTLPTAFGDVKRIAYGHSHPEWLVRRWIRQYGVELAEQICAANNEPPHLSLRANAMRADREQLLRELQESGIRAEASPLAPAGILVQGAGNMALDPRFQQGDYSIQDESSMLVAEALDPQPGMRVLDCCAAPGGKTAHIAEKMNDQGEIWACDLHEHKRKLIEDQAKRLGLTSIHTLVMDALELPEHFAPESFDRILLDAPCSAFGVIRRKPDLKWAKEEEDVSNICNLQSALLDKVHRLLKPGGILVYSTCTIERSENDEFVRHFLEQHDEFDLAPLPSEAFQAIEQQDAQAGMVQIFPQQFRSDGFFIARLQKRR, encoded by the coding sequence TTGTCAACGCAAAAACCAGAGCGTACGCAGGGCCGCGCACATGCAAGCAAGCGCCCCGCTGCGAACCACTCATCACCTGCGGGCGCAAAGCCGCCTGCAACCAAAACTTCAAAGCATCGATCCCAGAGCGCTGCGACAAGCAGCGCTGTTGCGCATTCGGCACGGGAAGCCGCGCTTGATGTGCTTGTTCGTGTCGAGGAAAACCAGTCCTACAGCAACTTACTGCTCAATCAGACATTGCAAAAATATGCGCTGGAGCGCGCGGATGCCGCGCTTACTACGGAGTTAGTGTACGGCACAATCGGCCGTAAGAACACGATTGATTTTTTTCTCGAACGTTTTGTCAGCAAGGGACTCGCTAAGCTGGAGCCCTGGGTAGTATGCTTGCTGAGGCTGAGCTTGTACCAGCTGAAGTATTTGGACCGCATACCTGACCATGCGGTCGTAAGCGAAGCCGTACAGATAGCGAAGCGCCGAGGCCATCAGGGCATCTCGGGCATGGTCAACGGCGTGCTGCGCAGTATCATCCGCAGCAAGGAAGAGCTGACGCTGCCGACCGCGTTCGGCGACGTCAAGCGCATCGCGTACGGCCATTCCCATCCGGAATGGCTCGTACGCCGTTGGATCCGCCAGTACGGTGTCGAGCTGGCGGAACAAATCTGTGCGGCGAACAATGAGCCGCCGCACTTGAGCCTTCGCGCGAACGCGATGCGCGCCGATCGCGAGCAGCTGCTTCGCGAGCTGCAGGAGAGCGGCATCCGCGCGGAAGCGTCGCCGCTGGCGCCAGCCGGCATCCTTGTGCAAGGCGCCGGCAACATGGCGCTGGACCCCCGCTTTCAGCAGGGGGACTATTCGATTCAGGACGAGAGTTCGATGCTCGTCGCTGAGGCATTGGACCCGCAGCCGGGCATGCGGGTGTTGGATTGCTGCGCGGCGCCGGGAGGTAAGACGGCGCACATCGCAGAGAAGATGAACGACCAGGGTGAAATCTGGGCGTGCGATTTGCACGAGCACAAGCGCAAGCTGATCGAAGATCAGGCTAAGCGGCTCGGGCTTACTTCCATCCATACACTTGTTATGGATGCGTTAGAGCTGCCGGAGCACTTTGCTCCGGAATCGTTCGACCGCATCCTGCTGGATGCGCCTTGTTCGGCTTTCGGCGTAATCCGCCGTAAGCCGGATTTGAAGTGGGCCAAGGAAGAGGAGGATGTATCGAACATCTGCAACCTTCAATCAGCACTGCTCGATAAGGTGCATCGTTTGCTGAAGCCAGGAGGGATACTGGTGTACAGTACTTGTACAATTGAGCGATCCGAGAACGATGAGTTTGTCCGACATTTTCTGGAGCAGCACGATGAGTTTGATTTGGCACCGCTGCCGTCAGAGGCTTTTCAAGCGATTGAACAGCAGGATGCACAAGCCGGAATGGTGCAGATTTTTCCGCAGCAGTTCCGTTCAGACGGCTTCTTTATCGCCAGACTTCAAAAACGCAGATAA
- the rlmN gene encoding 23S rRNA (adenine(2503)-C(2))-methyltransferase RlmN — protein sequence MKPFVYDLNWDEWQDWVKENGESAFRAGQIFDWLYVKRVFSFDDMTNLPKALREKLKEQFEFVTLSEIAKYQSQDGTVKFLFELEDKNAIETVVMKHNYGNSICVTTQVGCRVGCTFCASTLGGLKRDLRPGEIVAQVVKAQKLLDETNERVSSIVIMGIGEPFENYEATMNFLRVMIHPKGLNIGQRHITVSTSGIVPNIYKFADENLQVNLAISIHAPNDKLRSKLMPVNRRFPFNDLVEACKYYTAKTGRRITFEYALMGEVNDQPEHAEELAQVLKEMPLSHVNLIPVNFVAERDFKRTPRDDIFTFQRILEKNKINATIRREQGSDIAAACGQLRAKHMESK from the coding sequence GTGAAACCATTTGTGTATGATTTAAATTGGGACGAGTGGCAAGACTGGGTAAAAGAGAACGGTGAGTCCGCCTTCCGGGCCGGACAAATATTCGACTGGCTGTACGTGAAGCGCGTTTTCAGCTTTGATGACATGACGAATCTTCCCAAGGCGCTGCGAGAGAAGCTCAAGGAGCAATTCGAGTTTGTTACACTTTCAGAGATTGCCAAGTATCAGTCTCAGGATGGCACGGTGAAGTTTCTCTTTGAGCTGGAAGACAAGAATGCAATTGAGACGGTGGTCATGAAGCATAATTACGGCAACAGCATTTGCGTGACTACACAGGTGGGCTGCCGAGTGGGCTGCACGTTTTGCGCTTCGACGCTGGGCGGCTTGAAAAGAGATTTGCGTCCTGGAGAAATTGTTGCGCAGGTTGTTAAAGCTCAAAAACTATTGGATGAAACGAATGAACGTGTGAGCTCCATCGTCATTATGGGGATCGGCGAGCCATTTGAGAACTATGAAGCGACGATGAATTTCCTCCGGGTCATGATCCATCCGAAGGGACTAAATATCGGTCAGCGTCATATTACCGTTTCTACCAGCGGAATCGTACCGAATATTTACAAATTTGCTGATGAGAACCTGCAAGTGAATTTGGCTATTTCCATTCATGCTCCGAATGATAAGCTTCGTTCTAAGTTGATGCCGGTGAATAGGAGATTTCCATTTAACGATTTGGTTGAAGCGTGCAAGTATTATACCGCTAAGACCGGTCGCAGGATCACATTTGAGTACGCGTTAATGGGCGAGGTGAACGATCAGCCGGAGCATGCGGAGGAGCTGGCCCAGGTGCTTAAGGAAATGCCGCTTAGCCATGTGAATCTAATTCCAGTAAATTTTGTTGCCGAGCGGGACTTTAAAAGAACGCCTAGAGACGATATTTTCACATTTCAGCGTATTCTCGAGAAAAACAAAATCAATGCGACCATACGCCGTGAGCAAGGCAGTGACATTGCTGCGGCCTGCGGACAACTGCGTGCCAAGCATATGGAGAGCAAGTAA
- a CDS encoding Stp1/IreP family PP2C-type Ser/Thr phosphatase produces MKMVSRTDIGKVRMVNEDRAAIHKELNGLSLAIVADGMGGHQAGDIASTMAIELIETGLQGIHWGMPVEECKAVMKQAIETANEKIYEFASQRENYHGMGTTVVACIASQELLIIGHIGDSRAYKIDSDTITQLTEDHSLVYELVKTGQITLEEADHHPRRNWITRALGTEPTVEVDLYEVAWRKGETILICTDGLSGLVDPAFIKEIVKSHPDIEEAATKLVASALDAGGDDNVTVVLFTHDTESDEKKG; encoded by the coding sequence ATGAAGATGGTAAGCCGGACGGATATCGGCAAGGTTCGAATGGTGAATGAGGACCGAGCTGCGATCCACAAAGAGCTGAACGGGTTGTCACTGGCAATTGTAGCCGACGGCATGGGCGGTCACCAAGCTGGGGATATTGCAAGTACAATGGCGATTGAACTGATTGAGACTGGCCTGCAGGGCATACATTGGGGAATGCCGGTAGAGGAATGTAAAGCGGTGATGAAGCAGGCCATTGAAACGGCAAACGAAAAGATTTATGAGTTCGCCTCTCAGAGAGAAAATTATCATGGTATGGGCACGACGGTCGTCGCCTGCATCGCTTCGCAAGAGCTGCTGATTATTGGCCATATCGGAGACAGCAGAGCCTATAAAATCGACAGTGATACCATTACGCAGCTGACGGAGGATCATTCTCTAGTTTATGAACTGGTCAAAACCGGGCAGATTACACTGGAGGAAGCGGATCACCACCCTAGGCGCAATTGGATTACCCGTGCGCTGGGAACCGAGCCTACAGTAGAAGTTGATTTGTATGAGGTGGCTTGGCGCAAAGGCGAGACGATTCTCATTTGTACGGATGGTCTTAGCGGCTTAGTTGACCCTGCATTCATCAAGGAGATTGTCAAATCCCATCCTGATATAGAGGAAGCAGCTACCAAGCTTGTAGCAAGTGCACTGGATGCCGGTGGAGATGATAATGTGACAGTCGTACTGTTTACGCATGATACTGAATCGGACGAGAAAAAGGGGTGA